The Castanea sativa cultivar Marrone di Chiusa Pesio chromosome 4, ASM4071231v1 sequence GGTGAGTCCAGGGGTAAAAAAGGATAGAGTTGCTGTGCTCCAAATATGGTGAGCTTGGCTTGATGCAAACACCTCCTAGTGCTCTACAATATCCAGTTTGTTttctagtgtgtgtgtgagagagagacagagacagagagagaaaatctATGTAGTCTATTGTAATGGATGTCAGAATGGCCATTTAGTCTCCATACACTGTTGCTAATTGGGCTGGATGGAAGGTAGAGAGTTTTGGAGTTTTGGGGTGTTACTTAAGTTTTGGGTTTAACCAACAGAGAGCATATCCAATTTACATGAAGAATTTTTATGCTCTTATCTTTGGGGTCTTCTGATGGTTTACCAAAGTTATATTCCAAGTTCCATATCTTTTGTCATATCATGTTAACCTGATTTATTTGACTGATaccatatatatacatatatataagcTTGGGcaatcaatatattttacttACAGTATCGTCTATATTTCAGGCAAAGAAGCTGGAAGCAAACATTgaaattacaaagaaagagatGGAGGAGCCAACTGAAGTTGAAACTGAGCTCAAGCAAAGGCTTGGTCAGATGACTGATCATTTAATTCAGAAACAAGCCCAGGTTTGTCTTCAAACATCCTGGATAAATTCAGTCAGTGATTTCTTGtacttatttttgtttgatgaaTGGGGGCCATATGATACATCTGGTTTTTAGCTTAATGCCTTATATAGAAAAGACAAAAGCATACCATAAGAGTTTGTAAAGTGTCCTCATATATAAATGAATCATTCAGACTTTTGTTGATGAAGAACCAAATTCAGCCGAGACACCTTTTGAGCTTTGAGAGGGATGGGAGCCATACAATTTAATTAGctatattcttataaaaaataaaaaaaaaagaagttaattaGCTATATTGTTTTGCAATGGGTCTCGTCAGGTGCaaaaaaaatactgaatttACTATCTCTCCCAAAGGTtaacttgccaaaaaaaaattggaagacCAAAAAGTCATGTATATAGGATCTTGCTTCCAGGTCTGCCATTACTAGAGCCTCTCCTATTATTTAAGGCTCCTGGTTTGATTTATTGCTCATTTGTTTCACGTTCAAATGTTTGTTGCCAGTATGTAACATTTTGCGATCATGAACATTTTGCATAGTGTGTGCTATTGGTTATCCTTCTCTGTAATACAACTATCAGCTACTTCAAAAATTTACTATGATCTAGTTCTGGTGTTTGTGAAAGATTCCTTTGTATGATAACTTGAATTATCATAGGACAGAGTTCACGATTGAGTTCTTTTTCAGTAGTAAAATTATTCTAAATCACAAATTCTCTgtaataaaatgaaattcaGTAGTATGTGTAATGATCATCGAGATTTCAATTCTTAATGTTCAACCAGGTTGAGGCTCTCTCCTCAGAGAAGGCAACTCTTCTCTTCAGAATTGAGGTACATTGTCACCCCCAGAGTTATTTTATACTGGTATTATCTACATAAAGCAGATCTAGTGATTTGCACTTTATGCTTCGATGCATTGTGTAGGCGGTTTCAAGATTGCTAGATGAAAACAAGACAATGCTAGTGGATTCTATGAGTACCTCATCGAGGGACTTGGAATCAGGAAGGTGGGAGCTGTCAGAATCAAAGTGGGGGCCCCTGTTTCATGACAGGATGCGTTCAGGCAGGAAACACTTGGGATCATTGCTTCAGCAGTTGGATGCTATTTTCTTGGCTGGTCAGGTatttttaaggaggaattcCAGAGCGAAGGTGTGGTCTCTGGTTTACCTTGTATGCCTTCACTTCTGGGTCATTTATATATTCATGTCACATTCTCGAGAATCAAATGGAGCCAAATCTGGTGCTGTCATTTCCTTGGAAAACATTAATAACACTGCAGGTGAATGATTTGTAATATATGGTGCTTTTCTTCATTATTCATTTGATTGCCTCAGCTTTTAAGAGGTCTTCATTTCTTGGAGTGTATTATGGGAACGAGTCCCCCCCACACATCGAGTAACACTGAATATGTAGGGATTGTATTTAGGGATGTAATTATTCACACACAAGTTCACATCAATGCAGTGCAAAAAAATTTCCTACCAGATTTTATTTCAGTACCTAGTAATAGGAGCAGTTTGTTCATTTCCTCTTTTGAGTTGAAGATTTCACACCAACAAAAGGGAAAATCATCTTATGAGACAGTTTGTTGAGGCCGCTATCACACGTGGGACCCACACATGTTGTGAGTGAGTGGTATCATGAGACACTACCTCCAACCAAAAGCGTAATGAATTAAACCCTATGCCCCAGGAAAATGGATGACATTAACTAGGTGGttaaatgaaattatgaaatggtgttgaattaagaaaagaaacccaGTCTGAGAAGCCTTGGAGAGCGAAAgtgaagagaagaaagagaggaggaaggcagaaaaagaaaagagggcCAAGCAAAAAGATGATAGCTGTTTAAGTGCCATGGTCAGTTAGTAATGGTCTGaatataaatgaataaaagGTATATTTAAACTGAATCAATAAGGATTTAGTGTTCCTGGTTTAGATTTGCTTGCTGAGATTGTAAAGTAACTTGAAATATAGGGAGGATAACTGGATAGCAGGAAGGAGAAAACTATCCTATGCTCATGCTTCTATTGATTTGAGGCAGAGATAATAATATTCTATTGGTATCAATTGAATTGAAAAACCAATAGGGAAGGTCACAGTTCAGAGAGGTGTCTAGTGGAAGCCACATTTTATGCAGCtattgcccaaaaaaaaaaagaaaaaaaaagcatttgcTGCGGAGCAAACTTATTCAAGTGTGGAACTTGGAAAGTAAAAACGGGTGCCAAAAAATCCAAGCGTACGCATATTATATTGTGATTGTTGGCATTACGGATTATTGTGATTAAATATTTGCAATATTGTCTTAGGGAATGATGGAATTAGATTTTAAaagaacataaaatttaaataaaaggaGAAAACTATTTGGTttgttgttttgagttttgtgtttttaaaacggttttttttttttttaattgttttgagAATTTTCTTACCAGAACAAGTTTTCTAGCGTTCATcccaaaaaatgaagaatatgTTTGGCACTCGttctctatttcaattttttttactcaatccttcttttaaaaaaataaagaaataacaaaaaactaATAACCCAACCTAGGCCTCACAACCAGCCAAACCCTCCATCATGGCACCTAACCACCAATTGCacacaaacaattaaaattaacaaaaatcgACCACAATTAATtacaaattaaccaaaaaaaaaaaactagatctggcagagagagaaattgaccaagatggaaaaaaaattatgtgtctAGTGATTTTGAGAATAAAAACTGAGTTTTCTAAAAACTGTTTTgcacaataaaatttagaacaattttataaaaataaataaaaacaatttttcgaAAACAATTTCCAAACATAAACCATTTGTGTGAGACTTgccactttttatttataaaaaggggaaaatgttcctataaaaaaaaaaaagggaaaaatgttttaaaacttCGGTGACCAATGCCCTTAATTTTTGAAGAAATCGATTTACAAACTTAAATCCGGAATCACTTGGAGAGAGAACAGTTGTCATTATATCAAGGCCTAATCTTTGAATGATAGAAATAGAAATGAAGGGAAGATATTTCTTCTAATAAAATGCAATCACTAAGATCGTCTTTGCAAAGGAAAAGATCAAGAGTCAATTACCATAACAAAAACTTAGAATCTGTATTTGGTAAAACAAAGATATAACGATTATTAAAACAAgaggattttttaaaaataatttaattgttatAATAAGTAAGAAGGGAGATTCAAACTATTGTTCTCCTCATAAAGGAGACTCGTCAATATCattaagttacaagactcttgatcaaaacaagaaaattcaTGTGACAAATTTAGACTATACTAGAAATTTTTATCATTatataaatcaaaaaaaaattagaaagtaATGACTTACAAATTGAAtgaattcaaaaacaaaaaaaaaaaacaatttatcaAGACTTATGTTTGATACTAtgtctttaagaaaaaattttccCCTCGTAATGGTGCTTACAAACTTCCTGGACATCTATCTTTTAAGATACAATGATCTACTGCAAAGAAGAATCATGACAATCATTGTACccaataaaccaaaaattgtttcttttaaaattctaaCAAACTATATAGGATAAAATAATGCAAAACAGTGAAAGAGTGAAAATaacgaatatatatatagacccaattaaaaaaaaacaatgattaaTGAGGCAAAAAGCACGTGTTAATGGCGTAGAGAATCTAGAGATGGAGATGAacaaatgcaaaaaaattaaCGACAATTAGCTTGAAACGTTTGgcaacaaaatttaatttttaaataaaatgtccaaaaatatatataacctaTAGAGCATACTTGGCCCATGCACAATCCAAACCAATGCGAAGCGGGGCAACACTCATGCGTGATGGGCCAATCTCACTTTGGATGGGTCATCCCTATGGTGCTCCTTGGGAACTTTATAACCAAGGAAGGTGCATATAAACCTATTATTCTTTCATTGTGAAAAGCGAATGTGAGATTAAAATTCTTTCACTAAGTAATGTTCAAGCAGACACTTTTgaagttaatttcttatttactCCTGAACAATACTAAGCAAATAATCATATAGTGTTATTCTCCTCATGTAGAAGAACATAACCCAATGTAGACCCACCTCAAAAGACATGGGAGTTCCACATTTATTTTGGCTCCAatttagccaaaataaaaacccatttcaaaaactgttattttctaacaaatattGTATACATTCACCATGTTTGATTCATCTGAAACTTAAGTATATGTCAAGTTTTGAAGGAGACACAATAATCTTTAGAATTGCTTGGACTAGGGATTGGCTCAAAATAAGAGTCATCTCTTTAAACCTTTAACTACAACACTGACTAGTTCGGTTTCATCTCATTCTAGCAAGGTTTTATTATAGACAAATTTGTGTTAAGTGTATCATTTATGCTAAgatggttttttcttttattattattatttttaatttgttgaatatgtaaagaatatatgttcttttggtaaatatattttcattaactttaCAATTGGGGGAAAAAAACCCTTGAAGTACAACAATAGCGCATATTAGGAGACTACTTAAATGAAGCTAACTCCTTAAATCTTGTACTACAAAGTGGGTATTTTATATGAGccataaagaaaaattttgtaaatcaTTTCAAAATGAAACTATAATGTACAATTCATGGTATCATCTTTTAAAAAGATCTACCATGGTGAATTTTTTTCATGATTAGTTTCAAATTATTATCTTGCATTCTTTTTTTGTATCATGTTCATATGAAAAAAGTTAATGATCGatccaaatttaaaattcatGTGGTTTACCAATTAATGTCAAAGAATGATTATTCAAAATAACTTTGGTATgatatgagaagaaaaatggcTCTTCATATTTTTATCcgttaaaatttttattacctGTATAGTTCTTCAAACCTTATAGAGGccatttcttttcttcacaTTTATAGTAACTTAAATTCTaattaatcttcactctaaaaTGTCATTACTACACTAAGTAAGAATTTAtgataaaaacaatttattttttaaagtaagtttcTTAACAAAATAAGAGTAAATTGGGGCTCTTGTAGGTGGATTAACCAGCTACATTGGAGCACTTTTTTCGACATCTACCATCTAACAATAAGAATCCACATGCTTTTCCGTTCTTAAGTAGTAATCACCTAAAAAGTTGACACGGGATTTTTTATAGGCTAGAACACCATGAAGAACAATTGCTCTTCAACAAAGCCCAACTTTATCAACGCACGGTTCAACGGTTTTCAACAAATCCATGAGAAATAAGaattattagaatttttttttttttcgagaagCAAGAATTATTAGAACCTGAATGTGGAGATAATCAATTGTTTTACTGGAAAatagattggttttttttttttttttgaaaaattcctAATCGTGAACactaaaactcttttttttttttttttgagaatactaacTATCTTTAACATACAGGGAGAAAGGagaaagtctttttttttagaacactAACTATCTTTAACATACAGGGAGAAAGGAGAAAGTCTTAAAGAAACACTAAAactctgtttgttttgttgtataATAGTTTACGATATAAAATAGTTTaccattgaaaatatttttaagtgatTGTTTTTGGtcaaacctataaaaaaaattccattgatCAGAAAGTCAACctaaaatgttgtaaaatattttacaagacaccaatgtttttttttttttgccgcaaatctcttttttaatgaaaagaaatcttaccagttgaactaactaaaactcacaatataatcaatatatatagtattaataGGTATTTTTGGAAGGTTTTAACAAAAAGTATTATTCTTTTCAcacgcacacaaaaaaaaaaaaatctctttattttacaaagaatcaaacactagaaaatattaAGAATGCAACCAAGCACAGAGAAAGAATACCCTCCTTACAtaatttgtagtaaaaaaagGAAACTGAGAAGTAGAACTTTTTTGGAAAATTCTTAGTCCGACAGTGAACACAAGTCATTATTTAACATTAGTGtactcctatatatatatatatatatatatatatatatatatatatatatatatatatatatatatatataaaagtatactCTTCTTGAGTAATGTgcagtaaaagaaaaaaatatggtcataaattgaaataaattttaattactgTTTTCATTAGGTACCATAAGGCTTATTGCTATTGAAATGATGGACAAAATCATCCTTAAATAggtaaaaaaagatattgaaggaaaccaaaattttcattcttttaaaataaCCATTGTACAATGAAACTTATTGATTTACAAAACTATTTGACCCACACTAGTTCAACATTTTTCTAGCAAtctaaaatcaaagaaacaccctctctctttcttttttttctttttttttttttccctgaatcAAACAAGCTCTCTTAGCTACAATAATGCAGTAAACAAATACCCCACTATGTATAACCGTGATTCCTGTAAAAACGCAGACATGTAAGGTTGAACACATCCATTTATaccatatataaaaatagaagcACTAACATTTAATTTAGCATTTCTGATCATAACATGCCATGTAGGAGTCGGTTCTCTCGCTGCTTTCTTTTTTCGCCCTTTTCTTGCCTAGCATTTAATGCCTTCATTTTTCCAGCTTGCTTATTTAATTCTGCCCACCATTACAGGATTCAAGTGATAGTCTAATGTTATTGACACCATTTGCGGAGCAATGTATGCGTTTGAAACTTCAAACCCATCCCCTCTCCCCCACTATATATATGAAACTGTAGTATTTAAGAGGACATAAAGTAGAGAATTTAAGATTGCTTTaaggaatggaatgaaaattTAAGGAGGCAGGAAATGAAAGAGATGAATGGTTGAACAAAGAACAAAGTGCAAAGTGGGGGCGTGGGTTCCagtagctcaattggtaaagtctctgatagttgtataagagatctggggtttaattcccacctacaccaaaaattgattggtgtcttggtttgatgatagagagctatcatcaggagaggacgctataagttgaaactctctaaaaaaaaaagtgcaaagtGGGGAGTAGGGTGGGGGAgattaaaatttattgcaaaaccttcattattattattatacaagataaaaattctatttgagcatacttatggagtgaccatcatgCCAAGAATGCGTAGTGATACAAAGCcttcatattatatattatagtaTTGTATTGATTGGGAAAGATGAGTCAAACTTGTCATAGCTGACTTAATTGACACTGCAAATCAATATAGCAAAGGGAGGGGGGAAGAAcaacatcataaaaaaaaaaagggggataATTAATAGATCCTAATCCAGATATTTCTTTAGGTTCTTGTTAGCAATGGTTTCTTGTTTGATCCCAACATCCACTTGAGGTTGAAGccgcagagagagagagagagagagagagtgggggggggggggtgttcaTTTGTTGTGCTGCTTTCCATCCACAACATTGGAAGCCTCGGGTTTGTGAGTTTAGTGTCAATACTCAACTTATATTTTGACTTTATGCTGCATCATGTTTAAACAAAAAATGCATTTCTGATACCAAATATGAGTAGAACTCACCCTTAAAAACAGGCTTACAAGGGAAGGGTGtccaagagcttataaacacatgaTTAAACATATACTTAATCTATGTGGGACATTAGGATCATAACACAAATTCTTGCACATAGCAACCACTCATATATACATTAACAAATCAGAATTTCATTTATCATAATAGTAGTCATGGAGAAGAAAAGTGATGAACCATACATCCATAGGAGTACAGAGAAATAAAACATTGCAAATCAAAGAGTCATGAAGAACTAAAGCATCTTCAATCCATCGCTACTTTCTCCCTTGCTTGTTCTATACCTTGCACAGATAGTGACGAACAACCAGAAAAATGGTATTATTAACACTTCAAAAGTTTGCAAATACGGAAAAGTAATGCACGGCCAATTAAAACCTTAAGCCATATAATAATATCATAAATTATGgacttcttattttttaaagtccACTACCTAGCACAAACAGTACTTGAAAAAATATCGAAGCATAGGATTAATGACAAAGTCaggcaaacaaagaaaaattatgcaCTTCAATCCAAACAAAACCTTAAACCATATTATGATATTACCATCTTGTTGACTATCTCATCATACCACTCCATCAGCTCTGATGCTACATATGTCCATTCAAGTTCTTGTACACAAGGTATGAAGCATATATAAACTAAAAgttatctgtgtgtgtgttttccgTCTGGAACCCAAGTTGATGAGGACATTATTATTGTAACAGTAAATAACAGAAAAACAGCAGTCGATTTCTGATTTCTTTCACATTCATACCTAAAAGTTAGACGTAAAAAGAAGTCTGGTACTCTTAATTGAGGTCAGCTAGGGAAGAGGAAGAAGGTAGGAAACAGAGCGAACAGATGACAAGGGAAAGATCAGGAAGGAACTTGCAGCATGTTCTATGTAACCTTAAATGTAATGAAGTTAGGAGAGAACTAGACATTCTCAATACTTGCAACATGGTTCTGGCTCGGTATactttatttagttttttggttTCTCATTTCTCCATCCAACTCAACACCTATCTATAAACCAaaaggttttattatttatcttggccttttttttaataactaaatATACTAATTAGATAAACACTAATGGGCTCAACCTTAGCACACAGGATCAGGCCCTATtttggggggggagggggggttgAGAAGGGAATCAAAGGTCCAAATATGAACCATCTAGACACTAACCCTTCAGACACAGAGAGTAAGAAGATGGAAAAAGACTATAACAGTAAGTAATGCTGGTATATATGATAATATATCACTATAGAGTCATTTGGCTCCCAAGGTTCAGAATACAATCCCAAGTGAAATTCTGTTTTCCCAATagaatagaaatatatatatatatatatatatatatttatatatatatatagcttcaaGCATCAGAAAAATATTCCATATTCAGAACACACAACAAATAACTTCACACAATAACCCAAGTTAGATGAAGATTGCAAGTGTGGCATGAGTCTCTTGTCAAGATAAAAGCATTTGCAGAAAGTTTAAGCCTCACCAGTTTGACCCTTCCTGTGGAAGACTACGACTGTAGAAAGGAAATTCGAAGAGGAAAGTTGTTTTGAACCATGAGGGCAAATTCCCATATACTGCTGGTGGCAGCAGAATTAGAGGGCTGCAACATACTATGTTAGGCTTAGTTACTTTCTCCTCCAAAATACACATAAAAGACTAAGtacaagaagaaaggaagaacataacctagtttttcttttataaagcCTATATCCAGTCACATTCCCAAACTTCTTATCTGCCGATTCCTGGTAACAATTATGCAGTGTTTATCATAAGCATATTCAGAATGCAGTGGATATAGTAATTAAATCCAAAGCCGGGAGAAGCAAACCTCAAGCAATGGTATCCCACTGATGAAAAGAAGCAACAATGTGAGGAAGATTGGCCCAAGGATTACAAGCCACTCAGCACCTTCAAGTACAGGTGTGGAAGCCACAAAAATTCCCCACCAGAGGAAAATCTGAGTTCAACATTCATCAAAGTTTCATTATCTTACAGAATTGAAATCAAGGTAAATAATGTAACAACGTTGTTGAACATCTGATGTATTCATATAATTGTCATGTTCATGAGGTATGGCTTCTGAGCATGTGAGATGTACAAGGCAAGCATACGTTACCAGATTCCCAGAACTGAAGGCTAATTTTAGTCACTTCCTCAAAAAAAGCTatcaaatttttcataattaaactatatattttctttacccAGATATATTGAATAATCAATACTGTAGTGCCACAGCAGTGGAGACTCATATTTAGGATGTAATTTAACCTAAAATTCAACAGCCTAAATGTGCATACTGTCCATTATTCAGTTGAAAGAAGTCTAGATGTTACAAATTATGACTCGTTGATATAGATTCATATCTAGGAGTTTATAGCAGTAAAGTACAAGATAGATAGCACACAAAAAATCTGCACCTTGCAAGCAACCAGTAACCATGAGAAAGATATCATCAATTACAAATGATATGGATTAAAAcagatatatatttatatatagatatatttgtgtgtgtgtgtgtctatatatatatatatatatatatggattaaaacagatatatttttatatatagatatatgtgtgtgtgtgtgtgtctatatatatatatatatatatatatatatatatatatatatatatatgcatgtatgtaCGTATGTATATCATTActttaaggttttttttgttAGCAGCATTTTACATTTCTAAGCAGCATCATGAACTGAAGCATTCAGCATCAGCTCTAATTATATGTGCATCTGAATGAAATGGCAGCACTAACCTCACCAAAATAGTTTGGATGACGAGAGTATTGCCATAGTCCAACATTGCACCATTTCCCTCTATTTTCTGGAGAGTTTTTGAATGTTAGTTTTTGTTGATCAGCTGTTGCTTCAACTAGAAAACCCACTGACCAAATAATCCAGCCAATTATGTCCTCAGCCTGGAGAGATGGATTTCTGTTGCTTGAATTAACCACTGTAACAGGCAAACTAACTGTCCACACCCAGACAGCCTGCAGTGAAGGGGGGTAAATCACATATCGAATGTCAAAAACTATATATAGACACTCCAACTGGCAACTAGAATTCCAGTATACAGTCATAGCTAATCCAAAATAGATATAGAGAAATCCTAAAAAACCTGAAATATCCAGAAAACTGCCAGTTTTCCCAAACTAGCACGCATTTCATCAAAACGCCTATCCTCCCCCCACTGCAAGATCCTGATCATAGTAcccagaaaataaaaattaaatatgaagTTGATATCTAGGTGATACTGCACTAAACAGCAACAACATTGTTAAGTTTGGCCTGGCCCTAGggataaaaattatatgtaagtCAAGTACTCAAGTAAAGGATTTGGACAAGTACATAAACTAATTTTAGAACACCAAAACCAAAGTAGATGAAATGATACAAGAGAAGATAGCAGCATTCAGTAAATTgtgtaaaaagaaaacaaaacttttattaaatctAAAAGTAGAATTTGAGTAGAAGAACTGATAAGAGTCCACATCCACCACTACAGTTGAAACTAAGCAAGGGCCAAGCATcaaaaacaataactaaaacaaaaatgatgcCTACAACATAACAAAGGACATGCCTCAAGGTAGAGGTGAATGCCAGAGATTTCATCTATCCACAACTCCAGGTAGTTCAAAATATTAGGTTTTGTCAAATTGATTTTCAAGAACCAAAATCAAGTCACAAATTTAATGAGCTGTCTAATAAACTGTACATAGACTAGCCTTGCTAACTAATAAACTTCATCATTTCACGTTAGAATCAAATAAACCATACCTCATTAATAGAAACAGTCCCAGGCGGAGACCCCATATTACTACAAGCAAAGTCAAGACTATCTGAAATCACAgcagaaaattatatatataatgagaccATGTTGAACAACACATCGGCCAGCCATAATTGATGGACACTATGTGAGGCCTTGATATGACAAGTTGGGATACTGCCTTAATCGAAAACTTAGGTGTATAGATTTGGACCCAACAATGTTATATTAATCACTCAAAAATGTCGGACTTAATCACTTTCACTCAAACGTGAAATTCCAACCATGAGGAATATATTGCACTTGAGAGACACAAAttccttctttttattaataatcagAACACAACCAGAAAAATCATTtatccaacaaaaaatataatttttttagaaaaatttttaaaaaaaatcaattgtttcaaaattttaagcatCCTCACTTAAAAAGTAGGGTAGTAGGGTCCAACACATAGGAGATTTCGGAGAAAAGGTTCGAACTTAGGACCACATGATCTAATACCATGATAAACTACCATTTATTCCCAAAGCTTAAACCACTAGGAAagtgtgaatttaattatttaactataattctaacaaccctttccctctcccttttgtgtgtttgttcctcaaaaaaaaattaaaaaaaaactataattctaacaaaaatagaaaCTCGGATTCCATCATAAGCGTAAAGCAATACCAACTTAGTATAATAAAGTTGGGTTACTTTTCACAGAGTAAGAATCTGTGCAAAAGTGTGAAGCAGAGGGTGTTAACATGTCCAGCCcaatcaaagaaaaatggaatatcatattttgagaattttccACAAACAACCCCTGATAATAGAGAGTgcacaagcacaagcacaagcacaacAACACAAACTTGATTATTTGTACCTGTCTGAAATGCCATGAGCCTTTCAGAACCAGAGTCAATATAGCAATGATAACAAAATTTGTGCTTCCTGCAAATtcaatcaacaaaaaaagaaaaaaaaaagaaaagaaaaccagaGTTAACGTGCAAAACAGCTTTGCAACTCAACAAGCAATCAAATTTCCAATTTCATATTAGCGTTTTAAAGCAACAAaaggaataaagaaagaaaacccaCCAGCAAAGTCAGTGACTTTATCGAATTTGAGAAGAGCAGTGACTATAAAGAACAACAACTGATACCCCACCTGCAAATACCAATatccaatttattttaaaaggctTATACTGTTATACATACATCAATAAAGAAAAACTcacaaggagagagagagagagagagagagagagagagagagagagagaattactGTGACAATGGCAGTTAAGCCCAAGAAATGGGAGTCGATAACGGTTCCCATGAGTATGAAGCT is a genomic window containing:
- the LOC142630689 gene encoding uncharacterized protein LOC142630689 isoform X1, whose translation is MGTVIDSHFLGLTAIVTVGYQLLFFIVTALLKFDKVTDFAGSTNFVIIAILTLVLKGSWHFRQIVLTLLVVIWGLRLGLFLLMRILQWGEDRRFDEMRASLGKLAVFWIFQAVWVWTVSLPVTVVNSSNRNPSLQAEDIIGWIIWSVGFLVEATADQQKLTFKNSPENRGKWCNVGLWQYSRHPNYFGEIFLWWGIFVASTPVLEGAEWLVILGPIFLTLLLLFISGIPLLEESADKKFGNVTGYRLYKRKTSPLILLPPAVYGNLPSWFKTTFLFEFPFYSRSLPQEGSNWYRTSKGESSDGLKML
- the LOC142630689 gene encoding uncharacterized protein LOC142630689 isoform X2, which gives rise to MGTVIDSHFLGLTAIVTVGYQLLFFIVTALLKFDKVTDFAGSTNFVIIAILTLVLKGSWHFRQIVLTLLVVIWGLRLGLFLLMRILQWGEDRRFDEMRASLGKLAVFWIFQAVWVWTVSLPVTVVNSSNRNPSLQAEDIIGWIIWSVGFLVEATADQQKLTFKNSPENRGKWCNVGLWQYSRHPNYFGEIFLWWGIFVASTPVLEGAEWLVILGPIFLTLLLLFISGIPLLEESADKKFGNVTGYRLYKRKTSPLILLPPAVYGNLPSWFKTTFLFEFPFYSRSLPQEGSN